A genomic window from Lutra lutra chromosome 17, mLutLut1.2, whole genome shotgun sequence includes:
- the EXOC3L1 gene encoding exocyst complex component 3-like protein isoform X1: MDSATKDEMRPSLPPGSSCPGPEWPEQERAEQLARGAALKWASGIFYRPEQLARLGQYHSREVQRTCSLEARIKSVVQSYLEGVKPGVWQLAQASEAVQGAREALGQAHGLLQGMAETTQTLKPLREQVVQHKRLQVLSQLLPRLWAVPAAVAHTQTLIDAQRLLEAYVCLRELEQLQEETWAPLEGLELPVFEGLGPLAEALGRAVEAAAGAAGQLAREDPALLVAAVRVAEVDAGYMASLELPPRDWRQRCLQALQEGLERTHFGTPLLPEPGALAGWLEALRVALPAELAIAEALVAPCCPPHYKVVQLWAHTLHSGLRRCLQQLLEGPGLGAADAFTLLHWALHVYLGPEMMGSLELGPEADVSQLEPLLTLENIEQLEATFVAQIHANVTQWLQRALDGEVAEWNREQEPGTDSSGFYHSPMPAIVLQILEENIRVTSLVSESLQQRVHGMALSELGTFLRSFSDALIRFSRDHASGEATAPHYVPYLLATLNHQSALSSSVSGLQPEGAASGALAPVETALDELQRRICRLVLEALLAELQPLFAALPSRWWLSSPELLDDVCERTARFCQEFRPVRNPAAQLLLAEAERMVVLQYLSALMQGRLVCRGAHERTQVAERLQHDAAQLRELFLGLGLEESVQCAPVLLALRDLLNLRDPMLLGLEVAGLRQKFPDVSEDHISALLDLRGDVSREQRLAALSSLQAGPQPSPSAGRRALFSLVPAPTPALSSCLPSGPCA; encoded by the exons ATGGACTCCGCAACCAAGGATGAAATGCGGCCCTCACTTCCCCCCG GCTCTTCCTGCCCAGGGCCTGAGTGGCCAGAGCAGGAGAGGGCGGAGCAGCTTGCCCGAGGAGCAGCACTCAAGTGGGCCTCAGGTATCTTCTACCGGCCAGAGCAGCTGGCCAGACTGGGCCAGTACCACAGCCGTGAGGTTCAGCGTACCTGTTCCCTGGAAGCACGGATCAAG TCAGTGGTGCAGTCCTACCTGGAAGGCGTGAAGCCTGGCGTGTGGCAGCTGGCCCAGGCTTCTGAGGCCGTGCAGGGAGCTCGTgaggccctgggccaggcccatGGGTTGCTACAGGGTATGGCAGAGACCACACAGACCCTGAAACCGCTGCGGGAACAGGTTGTACAGCACAAGCGGCTGCAGGTCCTGTCTCAGCTGCTGCCCCGGCTATGGGCAG TGCCAGCTGCCGTGGCCCACACGCAGACCCTGATTGATGCCCAGCGGCTCTTGGAGGCATATGTGTGTCTTCGGGAGCTGGAGCAGCTACAAGAGGAGACATGGGCCCCTCTGGAGGGCCTGGAGTTGCCAGTCTTTGAGGGGCTGGGCCCTCTGGCTGAGGCTCTCGGCCGGGCGGTGGAAGCAGCTGCAGGGGCCGCAGGGCAGCTGGCACGGGAGGACCCAGCCTTGCTGGTGGCTGCTGTGCGTGTGGCGGAGGTGGATGCTGGGTACATGGCCTCCCTGGAACTGCCCCCCAGGGACTGGCGGCAGCGCTGTCTGCAGGCCTTACAGGAGGGCCTGGAGAGGACCCACTTTGGGACACCTCTTCTTCCTGAGCCGGGGGCCCTGGCAGGGTGGCTGGAAGCCCTGCGGGTGGCTTTACCAGCTGAGTTGGCTATAGCTGAAGCACTAGTAGCACCCTGCTGCCCACCACACTACAAAGTGGTCCAGCTGTGGGCCCACACCCTGCACAGTGGACTCCGCCGCTGCCTGCAGCAACTCCTGGAAGGGCCTGGACTAGGAGCTGCTGATGCCTTCACCTTGCTGCACTGGGCACTGCATGTGTACCTGGG GCCAGAAATGATGGGGAGCCTAGAGTTGGGGCCTGAGGCTGACGTATCTCAGCTGGAGCCCCTCCTGACCCTGGAGAACATTGAACAGCTGGAGGCAACATTTGTGGCCCAAATCCAT GCAAATGTGACCCAGTGGCTGCAGAGGGCACTGGACGGGGAGGTAGCTGAGTGGAACCGAGAGCAGGAACCTGGCACAGACTCTTCTGGCTTCTACCACTCACCTATGCCAGCCATAGTGTTGCAG ATCCTGGAAGAGAACATTCGCGTGACCAGCCTGGTCAGCGAGTCACTGCAGCAGCGGGTGCATGGCATGGCACTATCAGAACTGGGCACATTCCTGAGGAG CTTTAGTGATGCTCTGATCCGATTCTCTCGAGACCACGCCAGTGGGGAAGCAACGGCTCCTCATTACGTGCCCTACCTACTGGCCACCCTCAACCACCAGTCAGCACTCAG CTCCTCCGTGTCAGGCCTGCAGCCCGAAGGGGCGGCTTCGGGAGCTTTGGCTCCGGTGGAGACAGCGCTGGACGAGTTACAGAGGAGGATCTGCCGCCTGGTGTTGGAGGCGCTGCTGGCAGAGCTCCAA CCCCTGTTCGCGGCTCTGCCCTCACGCTGGTGGCTGTCGAGCCCAGAGCTACTGGACGATGTGTGCGAGCGGACAGCGCGCTTCTGCCAGGAGTTTAGGCCCGTGCGGAATCCTGCGGCCCAG CTTCTCCTGGCCGAGGCGGAACGTATGGTGGTACTGCAGTACCTAAGTGCGCTGATGCAGGGCCGCCTAGTGTGCCGAGGAGCCCACGAGAGGACCCAGGTGGCCGAGCGCTTGCAGCACGACGCGGCCCAGCTTCGGGAGCTTTTCCTTGGTTTG GGCCTGGAGGAGAGTGTTCAGTGCGCACCAGTGCTCCTCGCTCTGCGGGATCTGTTGAACCTCCGCGACCCCATGCTGCTTGGCCTCGAGGTGGCGGGTCTACGACAAAAATTTCCCGACGTGAG CGAGGATCATATCTCTGCCCTCTTGGACCTGCGCGGGGACGTGTCGCGGGAGCAGCGCCTGGCCGCACTCAGTTCCTTACAGGCCGGCCCTCAGCCCTCGCCCTCTGCCGGTCGCCGCGCACTCTTCAGCCTCGTCCCAGCACCTACTCCTGCGCTGTCCTCTTGCCTTCCCTCGGGGCCCTGTGCCTGA
- the EXOC3L1 gene encoding exocyst complex component 3-like protein isoform X3, with the protein MDSATKDEMRPSLPPGSSCPGPEWPEQERAEQLARGAALKWASGIFYRPEQLARLGQYHSREVQRTCSLEARIKSVVQSYLEGVKPGVWQLAQASEAVQGAREALGQAHGLLQGMAETTQTLKPLREQVVQHKRLQVLSQLLPRLWAVPAAVAHTQTLIDAQRLLEAYVCLRELEQLQEETWAPLEGLELPVFEGLGPLAEALGRAVEAAAGAAGQLAREDPALLVAAVRVAEVDAGYMASLELPPRDWRQRCLQALQEGLERTHFGTPLLPEPGALAGWLEALRVALPAELAIAEALVAPCCPPHYKVVQLWAHTLHSGLRRCLQQLLEGPGLGAADAFTLLHWALHVYLGPEMMGSLELGPEADVSQLEPLLTLENIEQLEATFVAQIHANVTQWLQRALDGEVAEWNREQEPGTDSSGFYHSPMPAIVLQILEENIRVTSLVSESLQQRVHGMALSELGTFLRSSSVSGLQPEGAASGALAPVETALDELQRRICRLVLEALLAELQPLFAALPSRWWLSSPELLDDVCERTARFCQEFRPVRNPAAQLLLAEAERMVVLQYLSALMQGRLVCRGAHERTQVAERLQHDAAQLRELFLGLGLEESVQCAPVLLALRDLLNLRDPMLLGLEVAGLRQKFPDVSEDHISALLDLRGDVSREQRLAALSSLQAGPQPSPSAGRRALFSLVPAPTPALSSCLPSGPCA; encoded by the exons ATGGACTCCGCAACCAAGGATGAAATGCGGCCCTCACTTCCCCCCG GCTCTTCCTGCCCAGGGCCTGAGTGGCCAGAGCAGGAGAGGGCGGAGCAGCTTGCCCGAGGAGCAGCACTCAAGTGGGCCTCAGGTATCTTCTACCGGCCAGAGCAGCTGGCCAGACTGGGCCAGTACCACAGCCGTGAGGTTCAGCGTACCTGTTCCCTGGAAGCACGGATCAAG TCAGTGGTGCAGTCCTACCTGGAAGGCGTGAAGCCTGGCGTGTGGCAGCTGGCCCAGGCTTCTGAGGCCGTGCAGGGAGCTCGTgaggccctgggccaggcccatGGGTTGCTACAGGGTATGGCAGAGACCACACAGACCCTGAAACCGCTGCGGGAACAGGTTGTACAGCACAAGCGGCTGCAGGTCCTGTCTCAGCTGCTGCCCCGGCTATGGGCAG TGCCAGCTGCCGTGGCCCACACGCAGACCCTGATTGATGCCCAGCGGCTCTTGGAGGCATATGTGTGTCTTCGGGAGCTGGAGCAGCTACAAGAGGAGACATGGGCCCCTCTGGAGGGCCTGGAGTTGCCAGTCTTTGAGGGGCTGGGCCCTCTGGCTGAGGCTCTCGGCCGGGCGGTGGAAGCAGCTGCAGGGGCCGCAGGGCAGCTGGCACGGGAGGACCCAGCCTTGCTGGTGGCTGCTGTGCGTGTGGCGGAGGTGGATGCTGGGTACATGGCCTCCCTGGAACTGCCCCCCAGGGACTGGCGGCAGCGCTGTCTGCAGGCCTTACAGGAGGGCCTGGAGAGGACCCACTTTGGGACACCTCTTCTTCCTGAGCCGGGGGCCCTGGCAGGGTGGCTGGAAGCCCTGCGGGTGGCTTTACCAGCTGAGTTGGCTATAGCTGAAGCACTAGTAGCACCCTGCTGCCCACCACACTACAAAGTGGTCCAGCTGTGGGCCCACACCCTGCACAGTGGACTCCGCCGCTGCCTGCAGCAACTCCTGGAAGGGCCTGGACTAGGAGCTGCTGATGCCTTCACCTTGCTGCACTGGGCACTGCATGTGTACCTGGG GCCAGAAATGATGGGGAGCCTAGAGTTGGGGCCTGAGGCTGACGTATCTCAGCTGGAGCCCCTCCTGACCCTGGAGAACATTGAACAGCTGGAGGCAACATTTGTGGCCCAAATCCAT GCAAATGTGACCCAGTGGCTGCAGAGGGCACTGGACGGGGAGGTAGCTGAGTGGAACCGAGAGCAGGAACCTGGCACAGACTCTTCTGGCTTCTACCACTCACCTATGCCAGCCATAGTGTTGCAG ATCCTGGAAGAGAACATTCGCGTGACCAGCCTGGTCAGCGAGTCACTGCAGCAGCGGGTGCATGGCATGGCACTATCAGAACTGGGCACATTCCTGAGGAG CTCCTCCGTGTCAGGCCTGCAGCCCGAAGGGGCGGCTTCGGGAGCTTTGGCTCCGGTGGAGACAGCGCTGGACGAGTTACAGAGGAGGATCTGCCGCCTGGTGTTGGAGGCGCTGCTGGCAGAGCTCCAA CCCCTGTTCGCGGCTCTGCCCTCACGCTGGTGGCTGTCGAGCCCAGAGCTACTGGACGATGTGTGCGAGCGGACAGCGCGCTTCTGCCAGGAGTTTAGGCCCGTGCGGAATCCTGCGGCCCAG CTTCTCCTGGCCGAGGCGGAACGTATGGTGGTACTGCAGTACCTAAGTGCGCTGATGCAGGGCCGCCTAGTGTGCCGAGGAGCCCACGAGAGGACCCAGGTGGCCGAGCGCTTGCAGCACGACGCGGCCCAGCTTCGGGAGCTTTTCCTTGGTTTG GGCCTGGAGGAGAGTGTTCAGTGCGCACCAGTGCTCCTCGCTCTGCGGGATCTGTTGAACCTCCGCGACCCCATGCTGCTTGGCCTCGAGGTGGCGGGTCTACGACAAAAATTTCCCGACGTGAG CGAGGATCATATCTCTGCCCTCTTGGACCTGCGCGGGGACGTGTCGCGGGAGCAGCGCCTGGCCGCACTCAGTTCCTTACAGGCCGGCCCTCAGCCCTCGCCCTCTGCCGGTCGCCGCGCACTCTTCAGCCTCGTCCCAGCACCTACTCCTGCGCTGTCCTCTTGCCTTCCCTCGGGGCCCTGTGCCTGA
- the EXOC3L1 gene encoding exocyst complex component 3-like protein isoform X2, whose amino-acid sequence MDSATKDEMRPSLPPGPEWPEQERAEQLARGAALKWASGIFYRPEQLARLGQYHSREVQRTCSLEARIKSVVQSYLEGVKPGVWQLAQASEAVQGAREALGQAHGLLQGMAETTQTLKPLREQVVQHKRLQVLSQLLPRLWAVPAAVAHTQTLIDAQRLLEAYVCLRELEQLQEETWAPLEGLELPVFEGLGPLAEALGRAVEAAAGAAGQLAREDPALLVAAVRVAEVDAGYMASLELPPRDWRQRCLQALQEGLERTHFGTPLLPEPGALAGWLEALRVALPAELAIAEALVAPCCPPHYKVVQLWAHTLHSGLRRCLQQLLEGPGLGAADAFTLLHWALHVYLGPEMMGSLELGPEADVSQLEPLLTLENIEQLEATFVAQIHANVTQWLQRALDGEVAEWNREQEPGTDSSGFYHSPMPAIVLQILEENIRVTSLVSESLQQRVHGMALSELGTFLRSFSDALIRFSRDHASGEATAPHYVPYLLATLNHQSALSSSVSGLQPEGAASGALAPVETALDELQRRICRLVLEALLAELQPLFAALPSRWWLSSPELLDDVCERTARFCQEFRPVRNPAAQLLLAEAERMVVLQYLSALMQGRLVCRGAHERTQVAERLQHDAAQLRELFLGLGLEESVQCAPVLLALRDLLNLRDPMLLGLEVAGLRQKFPDVSEDHISALLDLRGDVSREQRLAALSSLQAGPQPSPSAGRRALFSLVPAPTPALSSCLPSGPCA is encoded by the exons ATGGACTCCGCAACCAAGGATGAAATGCGGCCCTCACTTCCCCCCG GGCCTGAGTGGCCAGAGCAGGAGAGGGCGGAGCAGCTTGCCCGAGGAGCAGCACTCAAGTGGGCCTCAGGTATCTTCTACCGGCCAGAGCAGCTGGCCAGACTGGGCCAGTACCACAGCCGTGAGGTTCAGCGTACCTGTTCCCTGGAAGCACGGATCAAG TCAGTGGTGCAGTCCTACCTGGAAGGCGTGAAGCCTGGCGTGTGGCAGCTGGCCCAGGCTTCTGAGGCCGTGCAGGGAGCTCGTgaggccctgggccaggcccatGGGTTGCTACAGGGTATGGCAGAGACCACACAGACCCTGAAACCGCTGCGGGAACAGGTTGTACAGCACAAGCGGCTGCAGGTCCTGTCTCAGCTGCTGCCCCGGCTATGGGCAG TGCCAGCTGCCGTGGCCCACACGCAGACCCTGATTGATGCCCAGCGGCTCTTGGAGGCATATGTGTGTCTTCGGGAGCTGGAGCAGCTACAAGAGGAGACATGGGCCCCTCTGGAGGGCCTGGAGTTGCCAGTCTTTGAGGGGCTGGGCCCTCTGGCTGAGGCTCTCGGCCGGGCGGTGGAAGCAGCTGCAGGGGCCGCAGGGCAGCTGGCACGGGAGGACCCAGCCTTGCTGGTGGCTGCTGTGCGTGTGGCGGAGGTGGATGCTGGGTACATGGCCTCCCTGGAACTGCCCCCCAGGGACTGGCGGCAGCGCTGTCTGCAGGCCTTACAGGAGGGCCTGGAGAGGACCCACTTTGGGACACCTCTTCTTCCTGAGCCGGGGGCCCTGGCAGGGTGGCTGGAAGCCCTGCGGGTGGCTTTACCAGCTGAGTTGGCTATAGCTGAAGCACTAGTAGCACCCTGCTGCCCACCACACTACAAAGTGGTCCAGCTGTGGGCCCACACCCTGCACAGTGGACTCCGCCGCTGCCTGCAGCAACTCCTGGAAGGGCCTGGACTAGGAGCTGCTGATGCCTTCACCTTGCTGCACTGGGCACTGCATGTGTACCTGGG GCCAGAAATGATGGGGAGCCTAGAGTTGGGGCCTGAGGCTGACGTATCTCAGCTGGAGCCCCTCCTGACCCTGGAGAACATTGAACAGCTGGAGGCAACATTTGTGGCCCAAATCCAT GCAAATGTGACCCAGTGGCTGCAGAGGGCACTGGACGGGGAGGTAGCTGAGTGGAACCGAGAGCAGGAACCTGGCACAGACTCTTCTGGCTTCTACCACTCACCTATGCCAGCCATAGTGTTGCAG ATCCTGGAAGAGAACATTCGCGTGACCAGCCTGGTCAGCGAGTCACTGCAGCAGCGGGTGCATGGCATGGCACTATCAGAACTGGGCACATTCCTGAGGAG CTTTAGTGATGCTCTGATCCGATTCTCTCGAGACCACGCCAGTGGGGAAGCAACGGCTCCTCATTACGTGCCCTACCTACTGGCCACCCTCAACCACCAGTCAGCACTCAG CTCCTCCGTGTCAGGCCTGCAGCCCGAAGGGGCGGCTTCGGGAGCTTTGGCTCCGGTGGAGACAGCGCTGGACGAGTTACAGAGGAGGATCTGCCGCCTGGTGTTGGAGGCGCTGCTGGCAGAGCTCCAA CCCCTGTTCGCGGCTCTGCCCTCACGCTGGTGGCTGTCGAGCCCAGAGCTACTGGACGATGTGTGCGAGCGGACAGCGCGCTTCTGCCAGGAGTTTAGGCCCGTGCGGAATCCTGCGGCCCAG CTTCTCCTGGCCGAGGCGGAACGTATGGTGGTACTGCAGTACCTAAGTGCGCTGATGCAGGGCCGCCTAGTGTGCCGAGGAGCCCACGAGAGGACCCAGGTGGCCGAGCGCTTGCAGCACGACGCGGCCCAGCTTCGGGAGCTTTTCCTTGGTTTG GGCCTGGAGGAGAGTGTTCAGTGCGCACCAGTGCTCCTCGCTCTGCGGGATCTGTTGAACCTCCGCGACCCCATGCTGCTTGGCCTCGAGGTGGCGGGTCTACGACAAAAATTTCCCGACGTGAG CGAGGATCATATCTCTGCCCTCTTGGACCTGCGCGGGGACGTGTCGCGGGAGCAGCGCCTGGCCGCACTCAGTTCCTTACAGGCCGGCCCTCAGCCCTCGCCCTCTGCCGGTCGCCGCGCACTCTTCAGCCTCGTCCCAGCACCTACTCCTGCGCTGTCCTCTTGCCTTCCCTCGGGGCCCTGTGCCTGA
- the MATCAP1 gene encoding microtubule-associated tyrosine carboxypeptidase 1 isoform X1, with protein MVLDSGAQVYEQAPPSPPASPSSLGHRLKPSDRDGTLLYPWPQSLALPLALSIPSALRPRPELQPYSELHLGLRGHMRRSESTYTVNSTGRRGGGTQGRAPPGRGRDPGGGTLRPAASLPHIAKTRKDAGRGASKSPCMLVALRPTNMDRERDKFFQSHYTYNPQFEYQEPMPTAVLEKYCEASGQFIHQAVGIIEAVLEKFGTYEHFEAATGGQLLTKCQIWSIVRKYMQKEGCVGEVVVQLSEDLLSQAVMMVENSRPTLAINLTGARQYWLEGMLRHEIGTHYLRGVNNARQPWHSAEGRLQYGLRPANPTEEGLASLHSVLFRKQPFLWRAALLYYTIHRASRMSFRQLFQDLARYVQDADVRWEYCVRAKRGQTDTSLPGCFSKDQVYLDGIVRILRHRQTIDFPLLTSLGKVSYEDVDHLRPHGVLDNTRVPHFMQDLARYRQQLEHIMATNRLDEAELGRLLPD; from the exons ATGGTGCTGGACTCAGGGGCTCAGGTGTATGAACAGGCACCCCCCAGCCCACCAGCCAGTCCCTCATCCTTGGGCCATAGACTGAAGCCCTCAGACCGAGATGGGACACTGCTGTACCCCTGGCCTCAGTCCCTGGCCTTGCCCCTGGCTCTGTCAATCCCCTCAGCCCTGCGGCCCCGGCCTGAGCTGCAGCCCTACTCAGAGCTGCACTTGGGCCTCCGTGGCCACATGCGTCGCAGTGAGAGCACCTATACTGTAAATAGTACTGGCCGGCGGGGGGGTGGCACCCAGGGTCGGGCCCCACCTGGACGGGGACGGGACCCAGGTGGGGGAACCCTGCGGcctgcagcctccctgcctcacaTTGCTAAGACTCGAAAGGATGCAGGCCGTGGTGCCAGCAAGAGCCCTTGCATGTTGGTGGCCTTGAGGCCAACCAATATGGACCGAGAGCGGGACAAGTTCTTCCAGTCCCACTACACCTACAACCCACAGTTCGAGTACCAGGAGCCCATGCCCACGGCTGTGCTGGAGAAGTACTGTGAGGCTTCTGGACAGTTCATCCATCAG GCAGTTGGCATCATTGAGGCTGTCCTGGAGAAGTTTGGTACCTATGAACACTTCGAAGCTGCAACGGGGGGCCAGCTGCTGACCAAGTGCCAGATCTGGTCCATTGTTCGCAAATACATGCAGAAGGAGGGCTGCGTTGGGGAG GTTGTGGTGCAGCTGAGTGAAGACCTGCTGTCCCAGGCAGTGATGATGGTGGAGAATAGCCGACCAACACTGGCCATCAACCTGACGGGAGCCCGCCAGTACTGGCTGGAGGGCATGCTGCGGCACGAGATAG GCACTCACTACCTGCGGGGCGTGAACAACGCGCGGCAGCCGTGGCACAGCGCCGAGGGCCGGCTGCAGTACGGACTGCGGCCAGCGAACCCCACGGAGGAGGGCTTGGCCAGCCTGCACAGCGTGTTGTTCCGCAAGCAGCCCTTCCTGTGGCGCGCCGCCCTGCTGTACTACACCATCCACCGCGCCTCGCGCATGTCCTTCCGCCAGCTCTTCCAGGACCTGGCGCGCTACGTGCAGGACGCTGACGTGCGCTGGGAATACTGCGTGCGCGCCAAGCGCGGCCAGACTGACACCTCGCTGCCCG GCTGCTTCAGCAAGGATCAGGTGTACCTGGACGGCATCGTGCGCATTCTGCGGCACCGCCAGACCATCGATTTCCCGCTGCTGACCTCACTGGGCAAG GTGTCCTATGAGGATGTAGACCACCTGCGACCCCATGGGGTGCTGGACAATACCCGGGTGCCCCACTTCATGCAAGACTTGGCACGCTACCGGCAACAGCTGGAGCACATCATGGCCACTAACCGGCTGGATGAGGCAGAACTGGGCCGCCTGCTGCCTGACTGA
- the MATCAP1 gene encoding microtubule-associated tyrosine carboxypeptidase 1 isoform X2, whose amino-acid sequence MPTAVLEKYCEASGQFIHQAVGIIEAVLEKFGTYEHFEAATGGQLLTKCQIWSIVRKYMQKEGCVGEVVVQLSEDLLSQAVMMVENSRPTLAINLTGARQYWLEGMLRHEIGTHYLRGVNNARQPWHSAEGRLQYGLRPANPTEEGLASLHSVLFRKQPFLWRAALLYYTIHRASRMSFRQLFQDLARYVQDADVRWEYCVRAKRGQTDTSLPGCFSKDQVYLDGIVRILRHRQTIDFPLLTSLGKVSYEDVDHLRPHGVLDNTRVPHFMQDLARYRQQLEHIMATNRLDEAELGRLLPD is encoded by the exons ATGCCCACGGCTGTGCTGGAGAAGTACTGTGAGGCTTCTGGACAGTTCATCCATCAG GCAGTTGGCATCATTGAGGCTGTCCTGGAGAAGTTTGGTACCTATGAACACTTCGAAGCTGCAACGGGGGGCCAGCTGCTGACCAAGTGCCAGATCTGGTCCATTGTTCGCAAATACATGCAGAAGGAGGGCTGCGTTGGGGAG GTTGTGGTGCAGCTGAGTGAAGACCTGCTGTCCCAGGCAGTGATGATGGTGGAGAATAGCCGACCAACACTGGCCATCAACCTGACGGGAGCCCGCCAGTACTGGCTGGAGGGCATGCTGCGGCACGAGATAG GCACTCACTACCTGCGGGGCGTGAACAACGCGCGGCAGCCGTGGCACAGCGCCGAGGGCCGGCTGCAGTACGGACTGCGGCCAGCGAACCCCACGGAGGAGGGCTTGGCCAGCCTGCACAGCGTGTTGTTCCGCAAGCAGCCCTTCCTGTGGCGCGCCGCCCTGCTGTACTACACCATCCACCGCGCCTCGCGCATGTCCTTCCGCCAGCTCTTCCAGGACCTGGCGCGCTACGTGCAGGACGCTGACGTGCGCTGGGAATACTGCGTGCGCGCCAAGCGCGGCCAGACTGACACCTCGCTGCCCG GCTGCTTCAGCAAGGATCAGGTGTACCTGGACGGCATCGTGCGCATTCTGCGGCACCGCCAGACCATCGATTTCCCGCTGCTGACCTCACTGGGCAAG GTGTCCTATGAGGATGTAGACCACCTGCGACCCCATGGGGTGCTGGACAATACCCGGGTGCCCCACTTCATGCAAGACTTGGCACGCTACCGGCAACAGCTGGAGCACATCATGGCCACTAACCGGCTGGATGAGGCAGAACTGGGCCGCCTGCTGCCTGACTGA
- the NOL3 gene encoding nucleolar protein 3: MGNAQERPSETIDRERKRLVETLQADSGLLLDALLARGVLTGPEYEALDALPDAERRVRRLLLLVQSKGEAACQELLHCAQRTTRTPDPAWDWQHVGTGYRERSYDTSCPGHWTPEAPGLRTTCPELPRASDCDEAGVPGGSETVQSGTPEELNPELEAGASEEAELDGEPESEAEAEPKPELELEPEPELEPEPEPEPEPEPDFEAGDESEDS; this comes from the exons ATGGGCAATGCGCAGGAGCGGCCCTCAGAAACCATCGACCGGGAGCGGAAACGCCTGGTGGAGACGCTTCAGGCGGACTCGGGGCTGCTGCTGGATGCGCTGCTGGCGCGGGGCGTGCTCACCGGCCCCGAGTACGAGGCGCTGGACGCGCTGCCGGATGCAGAGCGCAGGGTGCGCCGCCTGCTGCTGCTGGTGCAGAGCAAGGGCGAGGCCGCCTGTCAGGAGCTGCTGCACTGCGCGCAGCGGACCACGCGGACGCCCGACCCCGCCTGGGACTGGCAGCACGTGGGCACGG GCTACCGGGAACGCAGCTACGACACTTCATGCCCTGGCCACTGGACACCTGAGGCACCTGGCTTGAGAACCACTTGCCCCGAACTGCCCAGAGCTTCAGACTGCGACGAGGCTGGGGTTCCCGGGGGCTCAGAGACAGTGCAATCCGGAACGCCTGAGGAACTCAATCCGGAGCTGGAAGCTGGGGCCTCTGAAGAGGCTGAGCTGGATGGGGAACCAGaatcagaggcagaggcagaaccCAAACCTGAACTGGAGCTGGAACCCGAACCCGAGCTGGAGCCTGAGCCtgagcccgagcccgagcccgagcccgaCTTCGAGGCTGGTGACGAGTCTGAAG ATTCCTGA